A segment of the Candidatus Thorarchaeota archaeon genome:
TGCCTTGGACCCTAGTATATCTTGCAGTCGAAAGAAGCGATGCAAAGTACGTTCCGAAGACAATGCAGCTCGTGGTTTCATTCGATTGGAACCCACCAAGTGGGTATCTCGACAATTTCGTACAAGGGCTTCGGGAGTTCGTTGACCACGCATGGGATGCGTTCGAGGAGCAGCTCATTGTAACACGAATAGACATCTATGTGGGTGGACTGAACTGGGACAGCGCCCATATCCGTTGCTGGCAAGCCAACAACTTCAATCCCAATGCTCTTGTTCAATACAGTGTCGATGCACAAGGGAATCCAATCAAGGGTTCTTATCGTGGTATGCAAAGGATCAATCTCCCACAATACTGGCCTCATGATTCCGCCACTTGGACGGAATGGCCTGCCTATCTCGCAATCACGCACGAATTGGGCCATGCGTTTTTCCATCTTGCCGATGAGTATATGACTGGACCAGATGTCAATCCTCCTCAGGACACGGAGTGCAGATTGCCATGGGAACCGGTTTCGATTATGGACGCGGCATACTGGCCCTTTCCGAGAACAGAGTTCTGTGTGCGTGCCATTCATGACCCAGACGGGGATACTGCCCAGACATGGTGGTGGTGGGGTTGGTCATCCTGGAGAACCATTGCATACTTCAACCCGGATATGTATGAACCATTCGTTGTATATGACACGACTATCGACAATGTTGCAGCTGCCTTCGTACAGGTGGTTTGCCACTAGCGCTTGGAGGCAATGAGAACATGTCCAGAACATACGTCAAGGTCATACCGACAGTAGCCCTTCTTCTGATTGCCGGTTTCTCAGTATCTGCGTGGTTGGTCTACTCGACATCGCTTGGGACGGACTACTCGAAGTACACGTTTCCGCTCTGGACTATCCCAGAGGGCAGCCATATGTATACGCAACTCAGAGTGGGAGACCTCAATGGTGACGGCTTGGATGATGTTGTGGTTACAGGTGACTACTCGCTGGAAGCGGTCTTCCAGAATAGAACAGGTGGGTTCGAGAACCGGACTCAGATACTGCCCAGTGGGTCATGGGACGGCTTTGTTCTTGAAGACCTCAACGGTGATGGTTCCCTTGACATATGTGCCCTTAACGCCACGCATGACGGCACGTACTTGGTCACGCTATCCAATAGTGGTACTGGAGCCTTTGCTGTTGCCTCGCAGTATTTACTGGGACCCATACGTCACGTATTCCCATATCGGTCACACGGCTCTGATGTTCCGGACGTGGGAGTCTACCTGCTAGGGGATCATAATCACATTGTCCTCCTGCACAACAACGGGAGCGGTCACCTGACTCCCGATGTCTACCTCTCACTCACTGCCCGAAACATACTGGACGTCCTTGCCGCGGATCTGGATGGTGACAATCAAGACGAGATTATCACTGTGCAGGACAACGGCAACCTCACTGTGTGGTCGAAATCTGCCAGCAGTCGACAATTCAGTAACGTCTCGCGATACCTTGACACAGTTCAAGCCAAGCGGTCTGCTTGGTTAGTCATCGCAGACATGAATGGTGATGGCATCCAAGATGTGGGTCTGGCGTCCAACATCGGAGCATCACGTGGCGTGCTCGTGTTTCTCTCGGGCGACTCGATCAATGTGGAGCAGCCCATAATTGAGAGATACTATGACTACACATGGCTAGGAGCGCTTGCTTCGGATTTGGACAGCGACACGGACACTGATATCGTGCTTTGCACACAGCAGACTGTACTCGTGATGGAGAACAGCCAGTCTGGTCAGATTGGGGGTGAAATCAAGTTCACCGGCTTCATAACGCCGCATTCGCCGTCCGTAATCGCACTTGCGGGACACCCGTCACCTGCCCTCATCGTACTGGCCGAACACAGAGGGTGGTATGACCTCAACTTGATCGACTTGGTGGTGTTCTGGAGAGAGGAGAGAGGGATTCTACCTTGATTGAGCCTGAGTGTCTGTCGTTGCGACTGGACTGACTCCCCTAGGGCACTCCTAGGGAATCGCTGTGCTCATGATGCACGGGAGCCAGTATCGGTGAACTCCGGTAACAGGATTGACAGCTGGTGCCGCGAGGTTGGACAGTCTTGGACATACGCAGTGTGATGCAAATGTGTGTGTCTGTGCGGTCACACGACTCCCGAGGTCTGCTCGACAGTTGACGAGTCGTCAAGGTGTGCTCCTCCGCAGTGCCGTCTCATGGGAGCGACATACAGGACTCCTGTGTACACGAGACACGAGTGCGCGTGGGTACAGACTCTGTCCCACTGGTAGTCCGGTCATGTGTTCCTGAGGGACGGTGGACCTGCTTCTTCCCTTCACTCATGAGTGAGTCGTGTCGACGCTATTCATGGTCGTCACAGAGCGGTCACGGGGGGTCATACCAGTGCGGGAGAACGGCCACCGCAGGTCATACTGAACGCGACGACCGGCCATTCCGAGTCATAGTGAGGACGCGACCGGCCACCGGGATTCGCACTGAAGGACCAGACGACAGCCTCATGTCGTCAGATGCCATACTGGTGCATGTCTGCCAGACCCACATCAGAATGCCACTACTACTTCTCTCCATCAACACACATCCGTCCGGCAGACACTCCAGTTCTGTAGACGTCAAGCAACAACAACAACAAGAGGAGGTGATACAACAGATGACGAAGCACAGAGCGACCCGCCACGACGACCCCACCGCCACAGACAGCCGCCACAATACCCACACAGCCCCCGCCAACGCCGCCATGACCACCGCCCCCGACCCCAGCCACGAGCGGCAACACCAGCAGCCACAGTCAGCCGCAACAGACCACAGTACGACCTCAGACAGCCGACCTCCACGGCATCATCTACTTCCTACTGGTCTTCTGAGGTGTTCACCTCCGGTATGAGTGCTGAGAAACGGTTATATCACCGGGTATGACGGTATATCATAAGATATCCTTCGAGGAGGAAAGGTGAGCAGAACTGTCCTGGCGACTACTGGAAGAGAGCGAGCACGACGTCTATAGGAACCTCTCGATAGAAGAGGCCATCGCGAGAGTTGCTGCATCCTCGCAGGACAGGACAAGTACACTTCGCTTCTGGCAGGCCAGATCTGCTGTTGTAATGGGACAGTTCCAGTGTCTTCATCGCGAGGTGAACATAGAGTTCTGCAAGACTCACACAATAGATGTGGCCCGTCGTTTCACAGGGGGCGGCACGGTATACCACGACCTTGGGAACCTCAACTTCGCCTTGTGTCTGGATCAGAACGAACAGTGTGTGCCAAGGACACTGAGAGAGCTGTACTGGAACTACATCGGGTATGTTGCGCTCGGTCTTCAGGACATTGGAGTGATGGCCACCTACGACCCCGACAGGTCCTGCATAAGAGTGGCGGGGAAGAAGATAACTGGGACGGCCGGCTGGATCAAGCATGGTGTGTCCTTTGTCCACGGAACGATACTGGTTGACTCAGACCTGACAGCGCTGAGAGAGAGCCTGCGAGTGCCGCCTGGACAGACCATCTATGAGCGGCAGACTGGCAAGGTGAGGTGCATGGACAGCAAGAGAGACACCGTGACTTCTGTACATGAGCAGTATCCCGAGGGACCCACGCTCGAAGAAGTCAAGGAAGCAGTGGTTCAGGCCATCATGCGGCTCACGGGGCGGGAGTTTGAGAGAGGAGAGATGACCGCAGAGGAAAGGAGTGCTGCAGAGGCTTTATATCGGGACCGATACAGCCGCTCTGACTGGAACCTAGGAGTCCAGAGCCAAGACTCGGACAGTGGACCCAGTGGAGACGGTCAACCATGAGTGAGGATGTCGAGAAGACCCTGAAGAGCTTCATGAAACACTTTGGTGCCCTGCATCGCGACATTCCGGAGACAAGGAACGCCTTCACAGAACTGCTCAAGACAGTCCACGTGGACGGAGCGCTGTCTGCCAAGTTCAAGGAGATAATCT
Coding sequences within it:
- a CDS encoding VCBS repeat-containing protein: MSRTYVKVIPTVALLLIAGFSVSAWLVYSTSLGTDYSKYTFPLWTIPEGSHMYTQLRVGDLNGDGLDDVVVTGDYSLEAVFQNRTGGFENRTQILPSGSWDGFVLEDLNGDGSLDICALNATHDGTYLVTLSNSGTGAFAVASQYLLGPIRHVFPYRSHGSDVPDVGVYLLGDHNHIVLLHNNGSGHLTPDVYLSLTARNILDVLAADLDGDNQDEIITVQDNGNLTVWSKSASSRQFSNVSRYLDTVQAKRSAWLVIADMNGDGIQDVGLASNIGASRGVLVFLSGDSINVEQPIIERYYDYTWLGALASDLDSDTDTDIVLCTQQTVLVMENSQSGQIGGEIKFTGFITPHSPSVIALAGHPSPALIVLAEHRGWYDLNLIDLVVFWREERGILP
- a CDS encoding lipoate--protein ligase family protein, whose protein sequence is MGQFQCLHREVNIEFCKTHTIDVARRFTGGGTVYHDLGNLNFALCLDQNEQCVPRTLRELYWNYIGYVALGLQDIGVMATYDPDRSCIRVAGKKITGTAGWIKHGVSFVHGTILVDSDLTALRESLRVPPGQTIYERQTGKVRCMDSKRDTVTSVHEQYPEGPTLEEVKEAVVQAIMRLTGREFERGEMTAEERSAAEALYRDRYSRSDWNLGVQSQDSDSGPSGDGQP